In a single window of the Populus alba chromosome 16, ASM523922v2, whole genome shotgun sequence genome:
- the LOC118037572 gene encoding uncharacterized protein — translation MVELPKPLSARQLFKLLKAEKSPKSALALFDSASRQPGYTHSPHIFLLILRRLSDPKLVVHVTRIVELIKTQKCKCTEDVVLTVLKAYAKSKMPNEALDCFQKMEEIFGCKPGIRSYNALLNAFIEANLLDKAESFLAYFETVGILPNLETYNILIKISVKKRQFVEAKGLLDWMWSKDLKPDMYSYGTVINGMVKSGDLVSALEVFDEMFERGLVPDVMCYNIMIDGFFKRGDYVQGKEIWERLVKGSCVYPNVVTYNVMINGLCKMGRFDESLKMWERMKKNECEMNLFTYSSLICGLCDVGNVDGAVEVYKEMVKRSVVVDVVTYNALLNGFCRAGKIKESFELWVMMGKENCQNVVSYNIFIRGLFENSKVEEAISVWELLRRRGSGADSTTYGVLIHGLCKNGHLNKALKILKEAKDGGDKLDAFAYSSIVDGLSKQGRVDEALGIVLQMDKYGCELSPHVCNPLINGFVRASKLEEAICFFREMESKGCSPTVVSFNTLINGLCKAERFSDAYSFVKEMLEKDWKPDMITYSLLMDGLCQGKKIDMALNLWRQVLVKGLEPDVTMHNILMHGLCSAGKIEDALLLYSNMKQSNCLPNLVTHNTLMDGLYKARECEMASVIWACMFKNGFQPDIISYNITLKGLCSCGRISDGMALFDDALKHGILPTSITWYILVRAVLKWGPLDSLS, via the coding sequence ATGGTCGAGCTCCCCAAACCTCTCTCAGCAAGACAACTCTTCAAGCTCCTCAAAGCCGAAAAAAGCCCAAAATCAGCACTCGCCTTGTTCGACTCAGCGAGCCGCCAACCAGGTTACACTCACTCGCCACACATTTTTCTCCTCATTCTCCGTCGACTCTCTGATCCAAAACTCGTGGTCCACGTGACTCGAATAGTTGAACTCATCAAAACCCAGAAATGTAAATGCACCGAAGATGTTGTTTTAACAGTATTGAAAGCTTATGCAAAAAGCAAGATGCCAAACGAAGCCTTGGATTGCTTCCAAAAAATGGAAGAGATTTTTGGGTGCAAGCCTGGAATAAGATCTTACAATGCTTTGTTAAATGCTTTCATTGAAGCAAATCTGTTAGACAAAGCAGAGTCTTTTCTTGCTTATTTTGAAACAGTGGGCATCTTGCCTAATTTGGaaacatataatattttgatcaagATTTCTGTTAAGAAGAGACAATTTGTCGAGGCAAAAGGGTTGTTGGATTGGATGTGGAGTAAGGACTTAAAGCCTGATATGTATAGCTATGGTACTGTGATTAATGGGATGGTGAAAAGTGGGGATTTGGTAAGTGCACTTgaggtgtttgatgaaatgtttGAAAGAGGTTTAGTTCCTGATGTGATGTGTTATAATATAATGATTGATGGGTTTTTTAAGAGAGGGGATTATGTTCAGGGGAAAGAGATTTGGGAAAGGTTAGTTAAAGGGTCTTGTGTTTATCCAAATGTGGTTACTTATAATGTTATGATTAATGGGTTGTGTAAAATGGGGAGGTTTGATGAGAGTTTAAAAATGTGGGAGAGAATGAAGAAGAATGAGTGTGAAATGAATTTGTTTACGTATAGCAGTTTGATATGTGGGTTATGCGATGTGGGAAATGTTGATGGAGCTGTGGAGGTTTATAAAGAAATGGTCAAGAGAAGTGTGGTGGTTGATGTTGTTACTTATAATGCATTGCTTAATGGGTTTTGCCGTGCAGGGAAGATTAAGGAGAGTTTTGAATTGTGGGTTATGATGGGGAAGGAGAATTGTCAAAATGTTGTTAGTTATAACATATTTATCAGAGGATTGTTTGAAAATAGCAAGGTTGAAGAAGCTATTTCTGTTTGGGAACTCTTGCGTAGGAGGGGGAGTGGAGCTGATTCTACAACTTATGGAGTTTTGATTCACGGGTTGTGTAAGAATGGGCATTTGAATAAGGCtttgaaaatattgaaagagGCAAAAGATGGAGGAGATAAGCTGGACGCGTTTGCATATTCTTCGATAGTCGATGGCTTAAGCAAACAAGGGAGAGTAGATGAAGCATTGGGTATAGTGCTTCAGATGGATAAGTATGGCTGTGAGTTGAGTCCTCATGTTTGCAATCCATTGATTAATGGTTTTGTCCGAGCTTCCAAACTTGAGGAGGCAATATGTTTTTTCAGAGAAATGGAATCCAAAGGTTGTTCTCCTACTGTTGTCTCCTTTAACACTCTTATAAATGGTCTGTGCAAGGCAGAGAGATTTAGCGATGCATATTCTTTTGTAAAGGAAATGCTAGAAAAAGATTGGAAGCCAGACATGATCACTTATAGCTTATTGATGGATGGCCTCTGTCAAGGCAAAAAGATTGATATGGCCCTCAACCTGTGGCGTCAAGTACTTGTCAAGGGTTTGGAGCCTGATGTAACCATGCACAACATTTTGATGCACGGACTTTGCTCTGCAGGCAAAATTGAAGATGCTTTGCTGCTTTATTCAAATATGAAGCAGTCAAACTGTCTTCCCAATCTTGTTACGCATAACACACTCATGGATGGGCTTTATAAAGCCAGAGAGTGCGAGATGGCATCAGTGATTTGGGCTTGCatgttcaagaatgggtttcaACCGGATATAATCTCCTACAATATTACACTCAAAGGGCTTTGTTCTTGTGGTAGAATATCAGATGGCATGGCGCTCTTCGATGATGCCTTGAAACACGGAATACTCCCAACCTCCATTACATGGTATATACTTGTCAGAGCCGTTTTAAAGTGGGGGCCTCTTGATTCATTGTCCTGA